Proteins encoded by one window of Salvia splendens isolate huo1 chromosome 5, SspV2, whole genome shotgun sequence:
- the LOC121805122 gene encoding 5'-nucleotidase SurE-like, whose protein sequence is MSSGGGDRPTVMVTNDDGIDAPGIRALLHVLVSSNRFNVYVCAPDSEKSAVSHSITWQKALVARPVEIDGTVAFAVSGTPADCTSLGVSKALFPLVPDLVISGINMGSNCGYHITYSGTVAGAREEFFNGVPSISISYDWVGGKSTVNDFKLAAEVCLPIICSLLAEIKKKTYPQNCFLNVDVPTDVVNHKGYRLTNQGKTMVKMGWRQVTSESEGGKILSTMTMETNSSSGSESESPNLKQALAFKREVKGSQVDNSDTDHSCLKEGYITVSPLGALTPADMDSRDFYKQWLPGVSAL, encoded by the exons ATGAGCAGCGGCGGGGGCGATCGTCCGACGGTGATGGTCACGAATGACGACGGAATCGATGCTCCAGGAATTCGAGCTCTCCTTCACGTTCTCGTCTCCTCCAACCGATTTAACGTCTATGTTTGCGCTCCTGATTC AGAAAAGTCTGCAGTTAGTCATAGCATCACATGGCAAAAAGCTCTCGTTGCCAGGCCAGTGGAAATTGACGGAACAGTTGCTTTTGCAGTTTCTG GTACTCCCGCTGACTGTACATCATTAGGAGTTTCCAAAGCTCTGTTCCCCTTAGTACCTGATCTG GTAATCAGTGGGATCAATATGGGTAGCAATTGTGGCTATCACAT AACATATTCCGGGACTGTAGCAGGAGCTCGAGAAGAATTTTTTAATGGAGTACCTTCTATCTCAATATCATATGATTG GGTTGGAGGGAAAAGTACTGTCAATGATTTTAAACTTGCAGCAGAGGTGTGCTTGCCCATAATTTGTAGTCTGTTGGctgaaatcaagaagaaaacatACCCTCAAAACTGTTTTCTGAATGTAGATGTGCCAACTGATGTTGTGAATCATAAG GGTTATCGACTAACGAATCAGGGCAAGACTATGGTGAAAATGGGGTGGAGACAAGTTACTTCTGAATCTGAAGGAGGGAAAATTCTGTCAACTATGACCATGGAGACAAATTCATCATCGGGTTCTGAATCAGAGTCTCCGAATTTAAAGCAGGCCCTTGCTTTCAAAAGAGAA GTGAAAGGATCACAGGTTGACAATAGTGATACCGACCACAGTTGCCTTAAAGAAGGATAT ATAACTGTCAGTCCTCTAGGAGCCTTAACTCCTGCAGATATGGATAGCCGAGATTTTTATAAGCAGTGGTTGCCAGGTGTTTCGGCACTATAA
- the LOC121805742 gene encoding uncharacterized protein LOC121805742, translating to MRDFPSCFGESGVQVADASCSSVAVSKASQNSVTCMYRCRVFDKSCLISIVWNKNLMGQCLSVEIDDTYHQLICKMDVKPSLFSKRRGSKCLELNSCKIEVFWDLSVAKFGSGPEPLESYYVGVVCRGEMVLLIGDLAEEAFKKTGAAASVSNAMLVAKREHIAGKRVFGAMVRFCDKGPVHDLKIECDTRGSDDPFLVVRVDAKTVMQVQHLRWKFRGNCTILVDEMPVEVFWDVHSWLFGSGVGSGVFMFHSSLSAEKLWSSPSVSDPSACSDSFKESKSKSLGFSLVLYAWKSE from the coding sequence ATGAGGGATTTCCCTTCTTGCTTCGGCGAGAGTGGAGTTCAAGTTGCTGATGCCTCTTGTTCAAGTGTAGCTGTGAGTAAAGCCTCTCAGAATTCTGTGACTTGCATGTATAGGTGTAGGGTGTTTGATAAATCTTGCTTGATTAGCATTGTTTGGAACAAGAATTTGATGGGGCAATGCCTTAGTGTTGAAATAGATGACACATATCATCAACTTATATGTAAAATGGATGTGAAGCCCTCCTTGTTCTCAAAGAGGAGAGGCTCCAAGTGTCTGGAGCTGAATTCTTGTAAAATTGAAGTGTTTTGGGATCTCTCTGTGGCGAAATTCGGATCAGGGCCGGAGCCGTTGGAGTCGTATTATGTAGGAGTTGTGTGTAGAGGGGAGATGGTTTTGCTCATTGGGGATCTGGCAGAAGAGGCATTCAAGAAAACCGGAGCAGCTGCTTCGGTTTCTAATGCAATGCTTGTTGCCAAGAGGGAACATATTGCAGGGAAGAGGGTTTTTGGTGCCATGGTCCGATTCTGCGATAAGGGCCCTGTTCATGATCTCAAGATCGAATGTGACACGAGGGGGAGTGATGATCCTTTTCTTGTGGTTCGTGTTGATGCAAAAACTGTTATGCAAGTGCAGCATTTGCGTTGGAAATTCCGTGGGAACTGCACAATCTTGGTTGATGAGATGCCGGTGGAggtgttttgggatgtccatAGCTGGTTGTTTGGTTCGGGTGTGGGGAGTGGGGTTTTCATGTTCCATTCGAGTCTATCAGCAGAGAAACTGTGGAGCAGCCCTTCGGTTTCTGATCCATCTGCCTGCTCGGATAGTTTCAAGGAGTCTAAATCGAAAAGCCTTGGATTTTCGCTAGTTTTATATGCTTGGAAGAGTGAATAG
- the LOC121802401 gene encoding phosphatidylinositol/phosphatidylcholine transfer protein SFH12-like isoform X2: MGFGREDNHTAVQSVLQLLNKQSPLSLKQEKFCNTACVERFLKAKGKSVKKAAKHLRNCLSWRDSFATDHLMADEFSHELAEGMAYVAGHDHELRPVMIFRIRQDYQKFHSQKLFNRLLVFTLEVAIQTMAKNVEQFVILFDAGGFMNMLVGSLKIIADYYPRRLHKAFVIDPPSLFSYFWKGVRAFVELSGITITVSTAEWEESLGFDASPPPSRRLGSSSSRFSFTVSHHLDARKPWYLSLSSESKSSAGRRISHLNARSLSFASTPAISPGSLSFASTPMLSSLFLRRGRAERSSESFAPFVRFYRRPYCEIIYRSKIIRRSQQVSHSQRCSLQI; encoded by the exons ATGGGATTTGGCAGAGAAGATAATCACACAGCTGTTCAAAGTGTTCTTCAACTCCTCAACAAACAATCTCCACTTTCTCTCAAacag GAGAAATTCTGCAACACTGCATGCGTGGAGAGGTTTCTCAAAGCCAAAGGCAAAAGTGTGAAGAAAGCAGCAAAACATCTCAGAAATTGCCTTTCTTGGAGAGATTCCTTTGCCACTG ATCATTTGATGGCTGATGAATTCTCCCATGAGCTTGCTGAAGGAATGGCCTATGTTGCTGGTCATGACCATGAACTAAGACCTGTCATG ATTTTCCGAATAAGGCAAGATTACCAGAAATTCCATTCACAGAAACT ATTTAATCGGTTGCTAGTGTTTACATTGGAAGTGGCAATTCAAACCATGGCAAAAAATGTTGAGCAATTTGTCATCCTCTTTGATGCAG GTGGGTTTATGAACATGTTGGTTGGAAGTCTGAAAATCATAGCCGATTATTATCCAAGAAGGCTTCACAAGGCTTTCGTGATTGATCCCCCATCTCTCTTCTCGTATTTTTGGAAG GGAGTTAGGGCCTTCGTGGAGCTTTCGGGAATCACAATAACGGTATCAACGGCAGAGTGGGAAGAATCACTCGGATTTGACGCGTCGCCACCACCCTCGAGAAGACTAGGGTCGTCGTCGTCAAGATTCTCCTTCACCGTCTCCCATCATTTGGATGCGCGAAAACCGTGGTATCTTTCGCTGTCGTCAGAGTCAAAATCATCGGCCGGGCGGAGGATATCTCACCTCAACGCTAGGTCTCTCTCCTTCGCATCAACGCCCGCGATCTCTCCCGGGTCCCTCTCGTTCGCGTCGACGCCGATGCTGTCGTCACTGTTTTTGAGGCGGGGCCGAGCAGAGCGAAGCAGCGAATCGTTTGCGCCGTTTGTCAGGTTTTACCGACGGCCCTATTGCGAGATCATTTATAGGTCAAAGATCATCAGGCGCTCACAGCAAGTCTCTCATTCTCAACGTTGTTCGttgcaaatttga
- the LOC121802401 gene encoding phosphatidylinositol/phosphatidylcholine transfer protein SFH12-like isoform X1: MGFGREDNHTAVQSVLQLLNKQSPLSLKQEKFCNTACVERFLKAKGKSVKKAAKHLRNCLSWRDSFATDHLMADEFSHELAEGMAYVAGHDHELRPVMIFRIRQDYQKFHSQKLFNRLLVFTLEVAIQTMAKNVEQFVILFDAGFFKSAGGFMNMLVGSLKIIADYYPRRLHKAFVIDPPSLFSYFWKGVRAFVELSGITITVSTAEWEESLGFDASPPPSRRLGSSSSRFSFTVSHHLDARKPWYLSLSSESKSSAGRRISHLNARSLSFASTPAISPGSLSFASTPMLSSLFLRRGRAERSSESFAPFVRFYRRPYCEIIYRSKIIRRSQQVSHSQRCSLQI; this comes from the exons ATGGGATTTGGCAGAGAAGATAATCACACAGCTGTTCAAAGTGTTCTTCAACTCCTCAACAAACAATCTCCACTTTCTCTCAAacag GAGAAATTCTGCAACACTGCATGCGTGGAGAGGTTTCTCAAAGCCAAAGGCAAAAGTGTGAAGAAAGCAGCAAAACATCTCAGAAATTGCCTTTCTTGGAGAGATTCCTTTGCCACTG ATCATTTGATGGCTGATGAATTCTCCCATGAGCTTGCTGAAGGAATGGCCTATGTTGCTGGTCATGACCATGAACTAAGACCTGTCATG ATTTTCCGAATAAGGCAAGATTACCAGAAATTCCATTCACAGAAACT ATTTAATCGGTTGCTAGTGTTTACATTGGAAGTGGCAATTCAAACCATGGCAAAAAATGTTGAGCAATTTGTCATCCTCTTTGATGCAG GCTTTTTCAAATCAGCAGGTGGGTTTATGAACATGTTGGTTGGAAGTCTGAAAATCATAGCCGATTATTATCCAAGAAGGCTTCACAAGGCTTTCGTGATTGATCCCCCATCTCTCTTCTCGTATTTTTGGAAG GGAGTTAGGGCCTTCGTGGAGCTTTCGGGAATCACAATAACGGTATCAACGGCAGAGTGGGAAGAATCACTCGGATTTGACGCGTCGCCACCACCCTCGAGAAGACTAGGGTCGTCGTCGTCAAGATTCTCCTTCACCGTCTCCCATCATTTGGATGCGCGAAAACCGTGGTATCTTTCGCTGTCGTCAGAGTCAAAATCATCGGCCGGGCGGAGGATATCTCACCTCAACGCTAGGTCTCTCTCCTTCGCATCAACGCCCGCGATCTCTCCCGGGTCCCTCTCGTTCGCGTCGACGCCGATGCTGTCGTCACTGTTTTTGAGGCGGGGCCGAGCAGAGCGAAGCAGCGAATCGTTTGCGCCGTTTGTCAGGTTTTACCGACGGCCCTATTGCGAGATCATTTATAGGTCAAAGATCATCAGGCGCTCACAGCAAGTCTCTCATTCTCAACGTTGTTCGttgcaaatttga
- the LOC121804836 gene encoding vacuole membrane protein KMS1-like yields the protein MGSKKKSKSTSSRRNGGVSLSGLRVKHQQELEKLNLTTQPFKTLKLFLFAVVLYLRRSFTYVLSHGGWLMLFGALVGVAGILLVIVDGPHDKHVEEVLRYLRFGLWWVALGVASSIGLGSGLHTFVLYLGPHIAFFTLKAVQCGRVDIKSAIYDTIQLKRTPSWLGKDCSEFGPPIFPSSQGVRIPISSILPQVQLEAILWGLGTALGELPPYFISRAASLSGSTVSAMEELDASSTGDEGFLSSLLNRMKRWFLSHAQYMNFFTILVLASIPNPLFDLAGIMCGQFGIPFWKFFLATMIGKAIIKTHIQSLFIISICNNQLLHWVENELLWVLSFIPGFDSILSNLIPKLHSMKDKYMAAKPHAQADSKGRKWDFSPAFIWNTVVWFMLMNFFVKIVNATAQRYLNKQHDKEIAAMKNKSSKQSDDSDTSSSR from the exons atggggTCGAAGAAAAAATCGAAATCCACCAGTAGTCGTCGAAACGGCGGCGTATCACTCTCAG GACTTCGAGTGAAGCACCAACAAGAATtagaaaaattgaatttaacCACCCAACCGTTCAAGACACTAAAGCTATTCCTTTTTGCTGTTGTACTCTACCTCAGACGGTCGTTCACATATGTTTTGTCACATGGCGGTTGGCTTATGCTTTTTGGTGCCCTTGTTGGGGTTGCAGGGATACTACTAGTTATAGTTGATGGTCCTCATGATAAG CATGTTGAGGAAGTTTTACGTTACTTGCGGTTTGGACTGTGGTGGGTGGCTCTTGGTGTAGCATCTTCCATTGGACTCG GTTCTGGGCTGCACACCTTCGTCCTCTATTTAGGACCCCATATTGCGTTCTTCACATTAAAAGCAGTGCAGTGTGGTCGAGTAGACATTAAAAGTGCCATTTATGACACAATACAACTAAAGAGAACTCCTTCATGGCTTGGCAAAGATTGTTCCGAATTTGGGCCTCCTATATTTCCGTCCTCACAAGGTGTGCGAATTCCCATCAGTAGCATCTTGCCCCAAGTCCAGTTAGAAGCAATACTATGGGGTCTTGGTACTGCACTCGGCGAACTGCCCCCGTATTTCATTTCAAGGGCAG CTAGCTTGTCGGGAAGTACAGTGTCGGCCATGGAAGAACTGGATGCTTCCTCGACAGGAGACGAAGGGTTCCTTTCTTCCCTCCTGAATAGAATGAAGCGTTGGTTCCTTTCACATGCCCAATATATGAACTTCTTCACCATTTTGGTTCTTGCTTCG ATACCCAATCCTCTGTTTGATCTTGCGGGCATAATGTGCGGACAGTTTGGAATTCCTTTCTGGAAGTTCTTCCTAGCAACGATGATTGGGAAAGCAATAATCAAGACTCACATTCAG TCACTTTTCATCATCTCCATCTGCAACAACCAGCTTCTTCACTGGGTAGAAAACGAACTACTTTGGGTGCTCAGCTTCATACCTGGCTTCGACTCCATCCTATCCAACCTCATCCCCAAGCTTCATTCGATGAAGGACAAGTACATGGCTGCCAAACCTCACGCTCAAGCAGATAGCAAG GGGAGGAAATGGGACTTCTCTCCTGCTTTTATTTGGAACACAGTGGTTTGGTTCATGCTGATGAACTTCTTCGTCAAGATTGTGAACGCAACTGCACAACGGTATCTGAACAAGCAGCACGACAAGGAAATCGCTGCGATGAAGAATAAATCATCGAAACAATCTGATGATTCTGATACTTCTTCATCCAgatga